One window from the genome of Nicotiana sylvestris chromosome 9, ASM39365v2, whole genome shotgun sequence encodes:
- the LOC104221117 gene encoding transcriptional activator FHA1-like: MGSSSGSDVEAGFAKLQGEDFEYYMQTYSIILGRNSKKSTVDVDLSSLGGGMNISRHHARIFYDFQRRRFALEVLGKNGCFVEGVLHLPGNPPVKLDSQDLLQIGDKEFYFLLPIRSILGGPIGPSRHHVSVNYPVGGSPIVGPHHPHQQQHVPLPPAVGYGGGVGKKGLLRGREYYEEEYDDDDGGEDGSGAKKMRRGDGIEGGGGYGYGSGGKATISGHLDKKIEGRSRVDRDADNQQLMQLEEKDVVSSVANVLSDLCGPGEWMPMEKLHTELVEHFGNTWHHSRVRRYLTSEDYPSPEAKSKPWYGLLMLLRKYPEHFVINTRSKGRVTLEFVSLVSLLS, from the exons ATGGGAAGTAGCAGCGGAAGCGATGTGGAAGCAGGATTCGCGAAGCTACAAGGCGAAGATTTCGAGTATTACATGCAGACATACTCCATAATCCTCGGCCGTAACTCCAAGAAGTCAACGGTTGACGTTGACTTATCTTCCCTCGGCGGCGGAATGAACATCTCCCGCCACCACGCACGCATCTTCTATGACTTCCAACGGCGTCGCTTTGCCCTCGAAGTGTTAGGTAAAAACGGCTGTTTCGTTGAAGGTGTGCTTCATCTTCCCGGTAACCCTCCGGTAAAACTCGATTCGCAGGATTTACTTCAGATCGGAGATAAGgagttttattttcttcttccaatTCGGAGTATCTTAGGTGGGCCGATTGGGCCTAGCAGACATCATGTCAGTGTGAATTATCCAGTTGGGGGCTCTCCTATTGTGGGCCCCCATCATCCTCATCAGCAGCAACATGTGCCTTTGCCGCCGGCTGTGGGTTATGGTGGTGGGGTAGGGAAAAAGGGTTTGTTAAGAGGGAGGGAGTATTATGAGgaggagtatgatgacgatgacGGCGGGGAAGATGGTTCTGGAGCTAAGAAGATGAGGAGAGGGGATGGCATTGAGGGTGGTGGTGGTTATGGGTATGGTTCCGGTGGGAAGGCTACTATTTCTGGGCATTTAG ATAAGAAGATTGAGGGAAGATCACGTGTTGACCGAGATGCTGACAATCAACAGCTCATGCAGTTAGAAGAAAAGGATGTTGTATCATCTGTGGCAAATGTGCTTTCGGACCTCTGTGGGCCGGGAGAATGGATGCCAATGGAGAAGCTTCATACTGAG TTGGTGGAACACTTTGGCAATACCTGGCATCATAGTCGTGTGAGGAGATACTTAACATCTGAGGACTATCCTAGCCCTGAAGCCAAATCAAAGCCATGGTATGGATTGCTGATGCTTTTAAGAAAATACCCGGAGCATTTTGTCATCAATACGCGGTCCAAGGGACGGGTGACTTTGGAGTTTGTTTCTCTTGTCTCACTACTTTCATGA